The Thermosynechococcus sp. HN-54 DNA segment CCCTAGGGAGCCGCCCATTCGTTATCGCCGTTCTATTCCTACCCACTGGTTGAGTCTGACATTGCGGGAAGGTCGCAATCGCCAAGTTCGCCGCATGACGGCTGCGGTGGGGTTACCCACTCTGCGCTTGGTACGGGTGGCGATCGCCAACCTGCAATTGGGTGACCTTGCCCCCGGCGAATGGCGAGAGATTTTGCCCCAAGAACGGCAAGCCCTTTGGCAATCCTGCGGTCGGCGACCGGCTCGATTTGCTGAGCATTCCTTAATCACTTAAGGCGTCTATATTAAATTAGGATGAGGTAATAGTTGTTATTTTTAACTTCACTGCATTCACGAGGTCGTTCCATGGGACATCCGTTTCTCAGCAAAATTGGTCGTCCATGGCTGATCGGGGGGGCGATCTCCGTCGGATTAGGAAGTTTAGTATTCAGTTTGAACTATTGGCAGCAGCTTCAACGTGCCAATGAAGAACAAGAAATTCAGGCAGCCCTTGCCAATCCTATGAGCGATCGCATTACAGCGCTGGGTCGCTTGGAACCGGAAGGGGAAGTTGTCGCTATCAGTGCCCCCTCGATGACCGAACGATTAGGGCAATTGCTAGTACGCGAGGGCGATCGCGTGGTGGCCGGTCAACCCCTTGCCTATTTAGATACCTATCCGGAGCGCAAAGCCGAACGCGATTTGGCCGCCAGTCAGTTGCAGGAAGCCCGCCTACGCTATGAAGCCGAAACCCGCTTAGCCCTTGCTCAAATTGCCGAAGCCGAACGCCGTCGCGATCGCGCCAATGAACCGGCGATTGCCGCCATTCAAGCCCAGCAGGCCACGATTCAACGCATCCAAGCGGAACTTGAGACCGCCAATCGGGAGTATCAGCGCTTTGCCCAACTCTTTGCCGATGGGGCAGTGTCGCAACAGGATCTCGACGATCGCACTGTCCGCGTCCGTAGCCTACAGGAAGAACTACGCAACGCCCAAGCCAACCTTGTTCGCCTGCAGGAAGAGCGCCGCACCGAACTCGCCACTACAACCGCTCAGATCGAAGCGGCTCAAGCCAATCTCGAACGGGTGCAAACCCAAGTGCAACTCCTCTCAGCGGAACGGAATTTGCAACTGGCGGAAGCCCGCCTTGAGCGTACTATTATTCGGGCGCCGCAGAATGGCCGTGTTCTGCGCATCCACACCCGTGCTGGCGAAACCATTAACGAACGCGGCATTCTCGAACTGGGCAATACCGATCAAATGTATGCCGTTGCTGAAGTCTATGAAACCGATGTCCCCCGTGTGCGGGTGGGTCAGCGGGCTGAAATCCGCAGCAGTGCACTGAGTGCCCCCATTACTGGCCGTGTAGCGCAAGTGGGTCTGGTGGTGGCTAAAAATGATGTAACCGATACCGATCCAGCCGCAAAAACAGATGCGCGAGTTGTGGAAGTGAAAATTCGCCTTGATAACAGTGAGCCAGTGGCAGGTCTGACGAATATGCAAGTGGAAATTGCCATGGATCCGCGCTGAGGTTCAAGGATGATTTTTGCAATTCCCTTGGGTTGGTTACAACTGATTCGGGAGCGAATTCGCCTCTTGGTGGCGATCGCTGGCATTGCCTTTGCGGTGGTGCTGATGCTGATGCAGTTTGGCTTTCGTGATGCTCTCTTTAAGGCGGCAGTGCGCTTCCACGAGAGCTTAAACACCGATATTGTCCTCATTAGTCCCCAATCCACCGCGCTGATTGCCATGCGCAGCTTTCCCCGGCGGCGACTCTACCAAGCAGCGGGCTTTGAAGGGGTCAAGTCCGTTTCTCCCCTTTACCTGAGTTTTGGTCTCTGGCGCAATCCCATTAACAAAAGTACTCGCCAACTGATGGTAATTGGCGTGGATCCGATGGCGGTGTCCATTTCCGTCTCCGATACCCCCCATTGGCAGGATGCCATTAAGCTAGCGGATCACGTTCTTTTTGATGCCCAATCGCGAGCCGAGTTTGGTCCGATTCCTGAGCTATACCGCCAAGGGGAAGAGGTCACGACTGAAGTCTCTGGCCGCAAAATCACTGTGGCAGGCTTGTTTCGCATGGGAGCCAACTTTGGTGCCGATGGTAATTTGCTCACGAGCGATTTGAACTTTTTGCGCCTTTTCCCCGAACGTAATCCGGGGCTGATTGATGTGGGTTTAGTACGGGTGCAGCCGGGGGTAAATACCAAGGCACTGGCACGGCGGATGAATGCTTCCCTCGGGAATGATGTGCTGGTGATGACCCGTGAGGAGTTTGCTGCGTTTGAGCGTAGGTATTGGGAAAACAGTACCTCCATTGGCTTTATTTTCTCCCTTGGTGCCCTGATGGGATTTATCGTTGGCTCTGTGATTGTCTATCAAATTCTCTACACCGATGTCACGGATCACTTGGCGGAGTATGCCACCCTCAAGGCCATGGGCTACCGCGATCTGTTCTTCTATGGCGTAGTCATGCAGGAGTCCTTGATTCTTTCCTGTATGGGCTATATTCCCGGATTCATCGTTTCGTTTTTACTCTATATCGTCATTGCCGATGCCACATCACTGCCAGTGTGGATGACAGTAGAGCGCGCCAGCTTGGTCTTTACCCTCACGGTGCTGATGTGTACCCTTTCAGGGGCGATCGCTATGCGGCGAATCCAAGCGGCTGATCCTGCCGATATTTTCTAGGATGGTGTTATGGAGCCAGTGATTCACATCCAAGGCCTCAATCACTACTTTGGTCAAGGGCAACTGCGCAAGCAAATTCTCTTTGATCTGTATGCTCGCATTGAGGCGGGTGAAATTGTGATTATGACCGGGCCTTCGGGGTCAGGGAAAACCACACTTCTAACTCTGATTGGCGCCTTGCGATCGGCCCAAGAGGGCAGTCTGCGGGTTCTGGGTCAGGAACTCCGTAACGCCACCAAAGAGCAACAGATTCAAATTCGTCGCCAAACAGGCTACATCTTCCAAGGTCACAATCTGCTCCATGCCCTGACCGCTCGCCAAAATGTGCAGATGGCGCTGGATTTGCAACCCCAGCTGAGTCCACAGGAAGTTCGAGAACGAGTGGAAGCAATGCTCTGTGCCGTCGGCCTTGGAGACCGCCTCGATTACTATCCCCATGAACTCTCGGGGGGGCAAAAGCAACGGGTGGCGATCGCCCGCGCTCTTGTGGGACACCCCAAAATTGTTCTAGCAGATGAACCCACGGCTGCCCTCGATAAAAAATCTGGTCGCGACGTGGTGGAAATCATGCGTACCCTTGCCCGCGAACAGGGCTGCACCATTTTAATTGTGACCCACGATAACCGTATTCTCGATGTCGCCGATCGCATTATTCACATGGAAGATGGCCGCCTCTCAGAAACCACGATTGGCATTTCCGCCTAGCCTAGAATAGAGGCAGGCAGTGCAGGGCAAATCCGCTGATCATGTTTGCAGCTCCGCAGGGGACAGTGCCAATGTTGGAGAGTGGCGATCGCCTCAGTCGCGAGGCCTTTGAGCGCCTGTATGCCCAATGTCCCCACATTAAAAAAGCGGAACTGATTAACGGAGTCGTGTACGTGGCCTCCCCTGTGCGGGTGGATTCCCACATCCGTCCCCACAGTCTCGTCATGGGCTGGTTGATGGCCTTTGAAGTAGCAACGGCAAACGTCATGGTGCTCGATAATGCCACCGTCCGCTTAGATGCCCAAACAGTGGTGCAACCCGATGCCCTGCTGCGCCATGTCAATGGCACCTCTCGTATCAGTGAGGATGATTATCTTGAAGGGGCACCTGAACTCATTGTCCAAATTGCCAGTCGCAGTGCCGCCTACGACCTCCACGACAAACTAGAGGTTTATTGTCGCTGGGGGGTTCAGGAATACTTGGTCTGGGTGGTACTGGAGCAGGATTTTCACTGGTATCTCAAAGAAGGAACAAGCTACCACCGTCAAGCGCCCGATGACCACGGCATTTTTCGCAGTGGGCACTTCTCTGGATTGTGGCTACACTGGCCAGCCCTGCGAGAGGGTCATTTACCCCTAGTGCTGGAAACCTTGCAAACAGGATTGAAATTGCGGCAAACCCCATAACTATTAGTAAACTGTCGCTTAACTGTAAGAACTCTGTGCTATGGTCATAGGTAGCGGCTTGCAAGCGCGGCAGTGGCACTTGTCAACTCTTCTCGTCTCCAACAGCTTCATCTTGCCAGAGGTCTCCGGCGGCAGTATTTGCCGTAAGCGGGGCTTTTGGTGTGCTTGACAGTGCAATGCCCTTTCCTTTAAGATGCAAGATCCGCGTTTTAGCGATACCCTCTAGAGGATATACATGGCTAGTAATCAGATTTACACGCCACCCGCTTTTACCTTGCCAGACCTTGTCGAGATTCAGCGGGCCAGCTTCCGATGGTTTCTTGAAGAAGGACTCATTGAAGAGCTAGAGAGTTTCTCCCCCATTACTGATTATACCGGCAAAATTGAGTTGCACTTTTTGGCCAAAGACTACCGACTCAAGGAGCCGAAGTATAGCGTCGATGAGGCCAAGCGGCGGGATGCCACCTACTCAATGCAAATGTATGTCCCAACTCGCCTCATTAACAAAGAAAACGGCAATATCATTGACCAAGATGTGTTCATCGGCGATCTGCCCCTGATGACCGATCGCGGGACGTTTATTATCAATGGTGCAGAGCGCGTCATTGTCAACCAGATTGTCCGCAGTCCCGGCGTTTACTACAAATCAGAAACCGACAAAAATGGTCGCCGTACCTACAATGCCAGCCTGATTCCCAACCGGGGCGCTTGGCTGAAATTTGAAACCGATAAAAACGATCTGCTCTGGGTACGCATTGACAAAACCCGTAAGCTCTCAGCGCACGTTCTCCTCAAAGCCTTGGGATTAACTGATAGCGAAATCCTAGAGCGGCTGCGTCACCCTGAGTACTACCAAAAAACCGTAGAAAAAGAAGGGAAGTTCTCTGAGGAAGACGCGCTCATTGAACTGTACAAAAAACTGCGGCCAGGGGAGCCACCCACGGTTTCAGGGGGACAACAGCTTCTGGAGTCGCGCTTCTTTGATCCCAAACGCTACGACCTTGGCCGGGTGGGTCGCTACAAGCTCAACCGCAAGTTGCAGTTGAATATTCCTGACTCGGTGCGCATCCTCACCCCAGAGGATATTCTTGCGTCCATTGACTATCTGATTAACCTAGAGTTTGATCTGGGAACGATTGATGACATTGACCACTTGGGCAATCGCCGCGTCCGTTCTGTCGGTGAATTGCTGCAAAACCAAGTGCGCGTTGGCCTCAATCGCCTAGAGCGCATTATTCGCGAGCGGATGACGGTGTCTGACACAGATTCTTTGACGCCCACTTCACTGGTCAACCCGAAGCCCTTAGTGGCGGCCATCAAGGAATTCTTTGGCTCTAGCCAGCTTTCCCAATTTATGGATCAGACCAACCCCCTCGCGGAACTGACCCACAAACGGCGCTTGAGTGCCCTAGGCCCCGGTGGTCTCACCCGTGAGCGGGCAGGCTTTGCAGTGCGGGATATTCACCCTAGCCACTATGGTCGCATCTGTCCCATTGAAACCCCTGAAGGTCCCAACGCCGGGTTGATTGGCTCCTTGGCGACCCATGCCCGCGTCAATGAATATGGCTTTATTGAGACGCCTTTCTATCCGGTAAAAGATGGTCGCGTCCTGAGGGATCAGCCGCCTATTTACATGACTGCCGACGAAGAGGATGATAAGCGGGTAGCACCGGGGGATGTGCCCACCGATGAAAATGGCTACATCCTTGGGGATGTGGTGCCGGTGCGCTATCGCCAAGATTTTACGACCACAACCCCCGATCAGGTGGACTACGTGGCGGTTTCGCCAGTGCAGATCATCTCTGTGGCCACATCGCTAATTCCTTTCTTGGAGCACGATGACGCCAACCGTGCCCTGATGGGATCGAACATGCAGCGGCAGGCAGTCCCCCTGTTGCGATCGCACCGTCCCTTGGTGGGTACCGGCCTAGAGGCTCAAGCAGCACGGGACTCTGGGATGGTGATTCTTAGCCAGACCAATGGCGTGGTCACCTATGTGGATGCCAATCAAATTCGTGTCAAAACCGATAATGGCCCTGAGATGACCTACACGCTGCAAAAGTACCAGCGCTCCAACCAAGATACCTGCTTGAATCAGCGACCAATTGTCTTTGTCGGCGATCGCGTCCAAGCGGGGCAAGTGATTGCCGATGGCTCCGCCACTGAGGGGGGTGAACTTGCCCTTGGCCAAAACATCCTTGTCGCCTATATGCCTTGGGAGGGCTACAACTACGAAGACGCGATCCTGATCAGTGAACGGCTGGTGCAAGAGGATGTCTATACCTCCATCCACATTGAGAAGTACGAGATTGAGGCGCGGCAAACTAAACTAGGTCCTGAGGAAATTACCCGCGAAGTGCCCAACGTCTCTGAAGATGCCCTGCGGCAGTTGGATGAAAACGGCATTATCCGCATCGGTGCTTTTGTAGAGGCGGGGGATATTCTTGTCGGTAAAGTCACCCCCAAAGGGGAATCGGATCAGCCCCCCGAAGAAAAACTCCTGCGTGCCATCTTTGGTGAAAAAGCGCGGGATGTGCGGGATAACTCCCTGCGGGTGCCCAATGGTGAAAAAGGTCGCGTTGTTGATGTGCGCGTCTTTACCCGTGAGCAAGGAGATGAGCTACCCCCCGGTGCCAATATGGTGGTGCGGGTCTATGTGGCCCAGAAGCGCAAAATCCAAGTGGGAGATAAAATGGCTGGCCGCCACGGCAACAAGGGGATTATTTCCCGCATTCTCCCTGTAGAGGATATGCCCTTCCTGCCCGATGGTCGCCCCGTGGATATTGTCCTCAATCCCTTGGGGGTGCCCTCTCGGATGAATGTGGGGCAAGTCTATGAGTGTTTGCTGGGCTGGGCTGGGGAGTGCCTTGGTCGTCGCTTCAAAATCACCCCCTTTGATGAAATGCACGGCAAAGAAAAATCCCGCGAAACCGTCCATGCCAAGCTCCAAGAGGCCAGGGAGGTCACGGGCAAGGATTGGGTCTTTAACCCCAATGATCCCGGCAAAATGGTGGTCTATGATGGCCGCACGGGTGAACCCTTTGACCGCCCCGTTACCGTAGGGATGGCCTATATGCTGAAGCTCGTGCACTTGGTGGACGATAAGATCCACGCCCGCTCCACGGGGCCCTACTCCTTGGTCACGCAACAGCCCCTCGGTGGTAAAGCCCAGCAAGGTGGTCAACGCTTTGGCGAAATGGAGGTGTGGGCACTGGAGGCCTATGGTGCCGCCTATATTCTCCAAGAGTTGCTGACGGTCAAGTCCGATGATATGCAAGGACGCAATGAAGCCCTCAATGCCATTGTCAAAGGGCAATCGATTCCCCGACCGGGCACGCCAGAGTCCTTCAAGGTGCTGATGCGGGAGTTGCAATCCCTGTGCTTGGATATTTCTGTGCGCAAGGCCAGTATTCCCAGCTTTGATGAGGATGGCGAAATGAAACCTGACCCCGAGGTGGATTTGATG contains these protein-coding regions:
- a CDS encoding ABC exporter membrane fusion protein, which gives rise to MGHPFLSKIGRPWLIGGAISVGLGSLVFSLNYWQQLQRANEEQEIQAALANPMSDRITALGRLEPEGEVVAISAPSMTERLGQLLVREGDRVVAGQPLAYLDTYPERKAERDLAASQLQEARLRYEAETRLALAQIAEAERRRDRANEPAIAAIQAQQATIQRIQAELETANREYQRFAQLFADGAVSQQDLDDRTVRVRSLQEELRNAQANLVRLQEERRTELATTTAQIEAAQANLERVQTQVQLLSAERNLQLAEARLERTIIRAPQNGRVLRIHTRAGETINERGILELGNTDQMYAVAEVYETDVPRVRVGQRAEIRSSALSAPITGRVAQVGLVVAKNDVTDTDPAAKTDARVVEVKIRLDNSEPVAGLTNMQVEIAMDPR
- the devC gene encoding ABC transporter permease DevC, with the translated sequence MIFAIPLGWLQLIRERIRLLVAIAGIAFAVVLMLMQFGFRDALFKAAVRFHESLNTDIVLISPQSTALIAMRSFPRRRLYQAAGFEGVKSVSPLYLSFGLWRNPINKSTRQLMVIGVDPMAVSISVSDTPHWQDAIKLADHVLFDAQSRAEFGPIPELYRQGEEVTTEVSGRKITVAGLFRMGANFGADGNLLTSDLNFLRLFPERNPGLIDVGLVRVQPGVNTKALARRMNASLGNDVLVMTREEFAAFERRYWENSTSIGFIFSLGALMGFIVGSVIVYQILYTDVTDHLAEYATLKAMGYRDLFFYGVVMQESLILSCMGYIPGFIVSFLLYIVIADATSLPVWMTVERASLVFTLTVLMCTLSGAIAMRRIQAADPADIF
- a CDS encoding DevA family ABC transporter ATP-binding protein, which encodes MEPVIHIQGLNHYFGQGQLRKQILFDLYARIEAGEIVIMTGPSGSGKTTLLTLIGALRSAQEGSLRVLGQELRNATKEQQIQIRRQTGYIFQGHNLLHALTARQNVQMALDLQPQLSPQEVRERVEAMLCAVGLGDRLDYYPHELSGGQKQRVAIARALVGHPKIVLADEPTAALDKKSGRDVVEIMRTLAREQGCTILIVTHDNRILDVADRIIHMEDGRLSETTIGISA
- a CDS encoding Uma2 family endonuclease, which translates into the protein MFAAPQGTVPMLESGDRLSREAFERLYAQCPHIKKAELINGVVYVASPVRVDSHIRPHSLVMGWLMAFEVATANVMVLDNATVRLDAQTVVQPDALLRHVNGTSRISEDDYLEGAPELIVQIASRSAAYDLHDKLEVYCRWGVQEYLVWVVLEQDFHWYLKEGTSYHRQAPDDHGIFRSGHFSGLWLHWPALREGHLPLVLETLQTGLKLRQTP
- the rpoB gene encoding DNA-directed RNA polymerase subunit beta, translating into MASNQIYTPPAFTLPDLVEIQRASFRWFLEEGLIEELESFSPITDYTGKIELHFLAKDYRLKEPKYSVDEAKRRDATYSMQMYVPTRLINKENGNIIDQDVFIGDLPLMTDRGTFIINGAERVIVNQIVRSPGVYYKSETDKNGRRTYNASLIPNRGAWLKFETDKNDLLWVRIDKTRKLSAHVLLKALGLTDSEILERLRHPEYYQKTVEKEGKFSEEDALIELYKKLRPGEPPTVSGGQQLLESRFFDPKRYDLGRVGRYKLNRKLQLNIPDSVRILTPEDILASIDYLINLEFDLGTIDDIDHLGNRRVRSVGELLQNQVRVGLNRLERIIRERMTVSDTDSLTPTSLVNPKPLVAAIKEFFGSSQLSQFMDQTNPLAELTHKRRLSALGPGGLTRERAGFAVRDIHPSHYGRICPIETPEGPNAGLIGSLATHARVNEYGFIETPFYPVKDGRVLRDQPPIYMTADEEDDKRVAPGDVPTDENGYILGDVVPVRYRQDFTTTTPDQVDYVAVSPVQIISVATSLIPFLEHDDANRALMGSNMQRQAVPLLRSHRPLVGTGLEAQAARDSGMVILSQTNGVVTYVDANQIRVKTDNGPEMTYTLQKYQRSNQDTCLNQRPIVFVGDRVQAGQVIADGSATEGGELALGQNILVAYMPWEGYNYEDAILISERLVQEDVYTSIHIEKYEIEARQTKLGPEEITREVPNVSEDALRQLDENGIIRIGAFVEAGDILVGKVTPKGESDQPPEEKLLRAIFGEKARDVRDNSLRVPNGEKGRVVDVRVFTREQGDELPPGANMVVRVYVAQKRKIQVGDKMAGRHGNKGIISRILPVEDMPFLPDGRPVDIVLNPLGVPSRMNVGQVYECLLGWAGECLGRRFKITPFDEMHGKEKSRETVHAKLQEAREVTGKDWVFNPNDPGKMVVYDGRTGEPFDRPVTVGMAYMLKLVHLVDDKIHARSTGPYSLVTQQPLGGKAQQGGQRFGEMEVWALEAYGAAYILQELLTVKSDDMQGRNEALNAIVKGQSIPRPGTPESFKVLMRELQSLCLDISVRKASIPSFDEDGEMKPDPEVDLMVDVSPRRTPARPTIDYSALDDTDDKEGATTF